In Quercus robur chromosome 10, dhQueRobu3.1, whole genome shotgun sequence, a genomic segment contains:
- the LOC126704344 gene encoding uncharacterized protein LOC126704344, with translation MEMERSLSLEEQAELARSNKKVKNVNHAGFCEGQSSGSASPSFAGGYGSQNASFRDKLLGEIPGAYTQAFCFKEFMDDDAKSNDEVETLRQGMVAVKFSKELKKEIRRPWMRALIVKVYGRTIGLNFLQARLLSLWKPAGRMDVVDLEHGFFLVRLSLKEDVETVLKKGPWFLGEHFLSVRPWEPDFKPESAKVSSIAVWVRLSGLPIEYYNDKALQHIGKAIGNVLRIDTFTATESRGKFARLCIQVDVDKPLITTVMIGKIQQAVTYEGIHNLCFECGRMGHKREACPVVIRPMPPCEEEEKGGAGDRGASTHVVHDPDSAEINLGPHGKDNAVREDVHEGSYGPRVVVARRKKEKKI, from the coding sequence atggaaatggaacgctctctctctctcgaggAACAAGCGGAACTTGCCCGCAgcaataaaaaagttaaaaatgtgaATCATGCGGGtttttgtgaaggccaaagctCAGGGTCTGCATCTCCTAGTTTCGCTGGGGGCTATGGCAGCCAAAATGCTTCATTCAGAGACAAACTTTTGGGTGAAATACCAGGTGCATACACGCAGGCTTTTTGTTTTAAAGAGTTCATGGATGATGATGCCAAGTCGAATGATGAAGTGGAAACTCTTAGGCAAGGTATGGTAGCTGTGAAATTCTCGAAAGAGCTTAAAAAAGAGATTCGAAGACCTTGGATGAGAGCTTTGATTGTGAAAGTATACGGTAGAACTATTGGATTAAATTTTCTCCAAGCTAGATTATTATCCTTGTGGAAGCCAGCAGGGCGTATGGATGTTGTTGACCTTGAACATGGTTTCTTTCTAGTAAGGTTGTCATTGAAAGAGGATGTGGAGACTGTGTTGAAGAAAGGTCCTTGGTTTTTAGGAGAACATTTCTTATCGGTTAGACCATGGGAACCGGATTTCAAGCCCGAATCAGCCAAGGTGTCTTCTATTGCAGTTTGGGTTAGACTCAGTGGGTTACCTATTGAATACTACAATGATAAGGCTCTTCAACACATTGGGAAGGCTATTGGCAATGTGTTAAGGATTGATACTTTTACGGCGACTGAATCAAGAGGTAAGTTTGCAAGGTTGTGTATCCAAGTCGATGTGGACAAGCCGCTTATTACTACGGTGATGATAGGTAAAATCCAGCAAGCTGTTACTTATGAGGGGATCCATAACTTATGCTTTGAGTGTGGAAGAATGGGCCATAAAAGAGAGGCTTGTCCAGTTGTTATTAGGCCGATGCCGCCGTGTGAGGAAGAGGAGAAGGGAGGTGCAGGTGATAGAGGGGCAAGCACACACGTTGTGCATGATCCTGACAGTGCTGAGATAAATTTGGGACCACATGGAAAGGACAATGCCGTGCGAGAGGACGTGCATGAGGGATCATATGGACCAAGGGTGGTCGTGGCACgcaggaagaaagagaaaaaaatttag